One genomic segment of Pseudomonas chlororaphis subsp. aurantiaca includes these proteins:
- a CDS encoding ATP-binding protein produces the protein MNNSINRRVLLIDDTPAIHDDFRKILTPKTGDSADLDAMESALFGSAPKTAATVFELDSAYGGQEGLGKLLEAASKGQPYALAFVDMRMPDGWDGAQTIEELWKHDPLLQVVVCTAYSDYSWDELLDRLNGHDRLLILKKPFDNIEVQQMANTLTTKWEMTLRAQLQMSELEERVEQRTLAFKQASAALQREIDERKLLESQLVQSEKLASLGQLAAGVAHEINNPIGFISSNLGALDNYFKRLQEMLEAYGNAETGIGASELRDQLKQLRTDIELDFLLEDIPLLIKESKDGIGRVSQIVKDLKDFSRVDSTQEWQWANLQQGIDSTLNIVAAEIKYKADVIKEYAELPEVECLPSQINQVVMNLIVNAAQAMGNERGTITLRNGVEGENVWIEVADNGSGIPPDSLQKIFDPFFTTKPVGQGTGLGLSLSYGIVKKHRGDISVRSEVGVGTTFRVELPVHQSRKAG, from the coding sequence ATGAACAACTCGATAAACCGGCGCGTCCTGCTGATCGACGACACCCCTGCGATCCACGACGACTTCCGCAAGATCCTCACCCCCAAGACCGGCGACAGCGCCGACCTCGATGCGATGGAAAGCGCGCTGTTCGGCAGTGCGCCGAAAACCGCCGCCACAGTGTTCGAACTGGACTCCGCCTACGGTGGCCAGGAGGGCCTGGGCAAACTGCTGGAGGCAGCAAGCAAGGGCCAGCCCTACGCCCTGGCCTTCGTCGACATGCGTATGCCCGATGGCTGGGATGGCGCGCAAACCATCGAAGAGTTGTGGAAACACGACCCACTGCTGCAGGTGGTGGTGTGCACCGCCTATTCCGACTACTCCTGGGACGAGTTGCTCGATCGCCTGAACGGCCATGACCGCCTGCTGATCCTGAAAAAGCCCTTCGACAATATCGAAGTCCAGCAGATGGCCAACACCCTCACCACCAAGTGGGAAATGACCTTGCGGGCGCAACTGCAGATGAGCGAGCTGGAAGAACGGGTGGAGCAACGCACCCTGGCGTTCAAGCAGGCCAGCGCCGCGCTGCAGCGGGAAATCGACGAGCGCAAGCTGCTGGAAAGCCAGCTGGTGCAATCGGAAAAGCTCGCCTCCCTGGGTCAGTTGGCCGCCGGGGTCGCCCATGAAATCAATAACCCGATCGGCTTCATTTCCTCCAACCTCGGCGCCCTGGACAATTACTTCAAGCGCCTGCAGGAGATGCTCGAGGCTTACGGCAATGCCGAAACCGGGATCGGTGCCAGTGAGCTGCGCGATCAGTTGAAACAGCTGCGCACGGACATCGAGCTGGATTTCCTCCTCGAGGACATTCCGCTGCTGATCAAGGAGTCCAAGGACGGCATCGGCCGGGTCAGCCAGATCGTCAAGGACCTCAAGGACTTTTCCCGGGTCGATTCGACCCAGGAATGGCAATGGGCGAACCTGCAACAGGGCATCGACTCGACCCTGAACATCGTCGCCGCCGAGATCAAGTACAAGGCCGACGTGATCAAGGAGTACGCCGAGCTGCCGGAGGTCGAGTGCCTGCCTTCGCAGATCAACCAGGTGGTGATGAACCTGATCGTCAACGCCGCCCAGGCCATGGGCAACGAACGGGGCACCATTACCCTGCGCAATGGCGTCGAGGGCGAGAACGTGTGGATCGAAGTGGCCGACAACGGCTCGGGCATCCCGCCGGACAGCCTGCAGAAGATCTTCGACCCGTTTTTCACCACCAAGCCCGTGGGCCAGGGCACGGGGCTTGGGCTGTCGCTGTCCTACGGCATCGTCAAGAAGCACCGCGGCGACATCTCGGTGCGCAGCGAGGTCGGTGTCGGCACCACCTTCCGCGTCGAGCTTCCCGTGCACCAGAGCAGAAAGGCCGGCTGA